Proteins encoded within one genomic window of Pieris rapae chromosome 1, ilPieRapa1.1, whole genome shotgun sequence:
- the LOC111002381 gene encoding venom protease isoform X4, with protein sequence MIKKLIFSLLVLHICAVLGDGLCKDCMEYTKCKAAFDHATLKQDNETLQLFSKAYCGVVYENGQMVKKVCCSIFPPFEMPSLDSRSGISKDHLLPEMCGSILGNRIVGGKYAKLYEFPWMAIIFYNTSSGPQRECSGSIINSKYILTAAHCVVNKDIAGVRIGEYDVSRDDDCDYQPGVSSVCEKHIQDMYVELAIPHSKYRQVPPENDIALLRVEGEIDFNHPNVEPICLPITPELQNKDLDYKTGTVAGWGVTDIILGKEATKLMKVDIPVKSNKYCKCYYRNMANQDRRFKRDMKNQFCAGKLAKDSCSGDSGGPFMIKDIYKDASRYVQYGVVSFGPTKCGSAKPGFYTDVSKFVNWILDNITD encoded by the exons atgattaaaaagttaatatttagtcTGTTAGTGCTACACATATGTGCTGTTTTGGGTGATG gtTTATGTAAGGATTGTATGGAATATACCAAATGCAAGGCGGCATTTGATCACGCGACCTTAAAGCAAGACAATGAAACACTGCAATTGTTTTCCAAAGCTTATTGCGGCGTGGTATATGAAAATGGGCAAATGGTAAAGAAG GTATGCTGTTCCATTTTTCCACCGTTTGAGATGCCTTCGTTAGACAGCAGGAGTGGAATAAGCAAAGATCACCTTCTACCAGAAATGTGTGGAAGTATTTTAGGAAATCGTATCGTTGGAGGCAAATACGCTAAACTCTACGAATTCCCATGGATGGCgattatcttttataatacaa GCTCTGGTCCGCAACGTGAATGTTCAGggtcaattattaattcaaaatacatcTTGACTGCTGCTCACTGCGTTGTCAACAAAGATATTGCAGGAGTGAGAATTGGAGAATACGATGTCAGTAGAGATGATGACTGCGACTATCAACCTGGCGTATCTTCTGTCTGTGAGAAACATATTCAG GACATGTATGTAGAATTGGCAATACCCCATAGCAAATATCGCCAGGTGCCACCGGAAAATGACATTGCTTTGCTGAGAGTGGAAGGCGAGATCGACTTTAATCATC CTAACGTTGAACCAATTTGTCTACCAATAACACCTGAACTTCAAAATAAGGATTTGGACTATAAGACTGGGACAGTGGCTGGCTGGGGCGTGACGGACATTATCCTCGGCAAAGAGGCTACAAAATTGATGAAAGTCGATATTCCTGTAAAATCCAACAAATATTGCAAGTGTTACTATAGAAATATGGCAAACCAAGATAGGCGTTTTAAGAGAGATATGAAGAATCAGTTTTGTGCGGGAAAATTGGCGAAGGACTCGTGCAGTGGAGACTCTGGTGGTCCATTTATGATTAAAGACATCTATAAAGACGCGAGCCGCTATGTTCAATATGGAGTCGTTTCTTTTGGACCTACCAAATGCGGTTCTGCAAAACCAGGCTTTTACACTGATGTATCGAAATTTGTGAATTGGATACTCGATAATATTACAGATTAG
- the LOC111002381 gene encoding venom protease isoform X1, with protein sequence MIKKLIFSLLVLHICAVLGDGLCKDCMEYTKCKAAFDHATLKQDNETLQLFSKAYCGVVYENGQMVKKVQVCCSSFPPLEMPSIDSSNGISKDHLLPETCGSILGNRIVGGKYARLYEFPWMAIIFYITSSGPQRECSGSIINSKYILTAAHCVVNKDIAGVRIGEYDVSRDDDCDYQPGVSSVCEKHIQDMYVELAIPHSKYRQVPPENDIALLRVEGEIDFNHPNVEPICLPITPELQNKDLDYKTGTVAGWGVTDIILGKEATKLMKVDIPVKSNKYCKCYYRNMANQDRRFKRDMKNQFCAGKLAKDSCSGDSGGPFMIKDIYKDASRYVQYGVVSFGPTKCGSAKPGFYTDVSKFVNWILDNITD encoded by the exons atgattaaaaagttaatatttagtcTGTTAGTGCTACACATATGTGCTGTTTTGGGTGATG gtTTATGTAAGGATTGTATGGAATATACCAAATGCAAGGCGGCATTTGATCACGCGACCTTAAAGCAAGACAATGAAACACTGCAATTGTTTTCCAAAGCTTATTGCGGCGTGGTATATGAAAATGGGCAAATGGTAAAGAAGGTACAG GTATGCTGTTCCAGTTTTCCACCGCTTGAGATGCCTTCGATAGACAGCAGTAATGGAATTAGCAAAGATCACCTTCTACCAGAAACGTGTGGAAGTATTTTAGGAAATCGTATCGTTGGAGGCAAATACGCTAGACTCTATGAATTTCCATGGATGGCGATTATCTTCTATATCACAA GCTCTGGTCCGCAACGTGAATGTTCAGggtcaattattaattcaaaatacatcTTGACTGCTGCTCACTGCGTTGTCAACAAAGATATTGCAGGAGTGAGAATTGGAGAATACGATGTCAGTAGAGATGATGACTGCGACTATCAACCTGGCGTATCTTCTGTCTGTGAGAAACATATTCAG GACATGTATGTAGAATTGGCAATACCCCATAGCAAATATCGCCAGGTGCCACCGGAAAATGACATTGCTTTGCTGAGAGTGGAAGGCGAGATCGACTTTAATCATC CTAACGTTGAACCAATTTGTCTACCAATAACACCTGAACTTCAAAATAAGGATTTGGACTATAAGACTGGGACAGTGGCTGGCTGGGGCGTGACGGACATTATCCTCGGCAAAGAGGCTACAAAATTGATGAAAGTCGATATTCCTGTAAAATCCAACAAATATTGCAAGTGTTACTATAGAAATATGGCAAACCAAGATAGGCGTTTTAAGAGAGATATGAAGAATCAGTTTTGTGCGGGAAAATTGGCGAAGGACTCGTGCAGTGGAGACTCTGGTGGTCCATTTATGATTAAAGACATCTATAAAGACGCGAGCCGCTATGTTCAATATGGAGTCGTTTCTTTTGGACCTACCAAATGCGGTTCTGCAAAACCAGGCTTTTACACTGATGTATCGAAATTTGTGAATTGGATACTCGATAATATTACAGATTAG
- the LOC111002381 gene encoding venom protease isoform X2: MIKKLIFSLLVLHISAVLGNGICKDCMEYTKCKAAFDHATLKQDNVTKQLFSKAYCGVVTKNGQMIYKVCCSIFPPFEMPSLDSRSGISKDHLLPEMCGSILGNRIVGGKYAKLYEFPWMAIIFYNTSSGPQRECSGSIINSKYILTAAHCVVNKDIAGVRIGEYDVSRDDDCDYQPGVSSVCEKHIQDMYVELAIPHSKYRQVPPENDIALLRVEGEIDFNHPNVEPICLPITPELQNKDLDYKTGTVAGWGVTDIILGKEATKLMKVDIPVKSNKYCKCYYRNMANQDRRFKRDMKNQFCAGKLAKDSCSGDSGGPFMIKDIYKDASRYVQYGVVSFGPTKCGSAKPGFYTDVSKFVNWILDNITD; encoded by the exons atgattaaaaagttaatatttagtcTGTTAGTGCTACATATAAGTGCCGTTTTGGGTAATG GTATTTGTAAGGATTGTATGGAATATACCAAATGCAAGGCGGCATTTGATCACGCGACCTTAAAGCAAGACAATGTAACAAAGCAATTGTTTTCCAAAGCTTATTGCGGCGTGGTAACTAAAAATGGGCAAATGATATATAAG GTATGCTGTTCCATTTTTCCACCGTTTGAGATGCCTTCGTTAGACAGCAGGAGTGGAATAAGCAAAGATCACCTTCTACCAGAAATGTGTGGAAGTATTTTAGGAAATCGTATCGTTGGAGGCAAATACGCTAAACTCTACGAATTCCCATGGATGGCgattatcttttataatacaa GCTCTGGTCCGCAACGTGAATGTTCAGggtcaattattaattcaaaatacatcTTGACTGCTGCTCACTGCGTTGTCAACAAAGATATTGCAGGAGTGAGAATTGGAGAATACGATGTCAGTAGAGATGATGACTGCGACTATCAACCTGGCGTATCTTCTGTCTGTGAGAAACATATTCAG GACATGTATGTAGAATTGGCAATACCCCATAGCAAATATCGCCAGGTGCCACCGGAAAATGACATTGCTTTGCTGAGAGTGGAAGGCGAGATCGACTTTAATCATC CTAACGTTGAACCAATTTGTCTACCAATAACACCTGAACTTCAAAATAAGGATTTGGACTATAAGACTGGGACAGTGGCTGGCTGGGGCGTGACGGACATTATCCTCGGCAAAGAGGCTACAAAATTGATGAAAGTCGATATTCCTGTAAAATCCAACAAATATTGCAAGTGTTACTATAGAAATATGGCAAACCAAGATAGGCGTTTTAAGAGAGATATGAAGAATCAGTTTTGTGCGGGAAAATTGGCGAAGGACTCGTGCAGTGGAGACTCTGGTGGTCCATTTATGATTAAAGACATCTATAAAGACGCGAGCCGCTATGTTCAATATGGAGTCGTTTCTTTTGGACCTACCAAATGCGGTTCTGCAAAACCAGGCTTTTACACTGATGTATCGAAATTTGTGAATTGGATACTCGATAATATTACAGATTAG
- the LOC111002381 gene encoding venom protease isoform X3, whose translation MIKKLIFSLLVLHICAVLGDGLCKDCMEYTKCKAAFDHATLKQDNETLQLFSKAYCGVVYENGQMVKKVCCSSFPPLEMPSIDSSNGISKDHLLPETCGSILGNRIVGGKYARLYEFPWMAIIFYITSSGPQRECSGSIINSKYILTAAHCVVNKDIAGVRIGEYDVSRDDDCDYQPGVSSVCEKHIQDMYVELAIPHSKYRQVPPENDIALLRVEGEIDFNHPNVEPICLPITPELQNKDLDYKTGTVAGWGVTDIILGKEATKLMKVDIPVKSNKYCKCYYRNMANQDRRFKRDMKNQFCAGKLAKDSCSGDSGGPFMIKDIYKDASRYVQYGVVSFGPTKCGSAKPGFYTDVSKFVNWILDNITD comes from the exons atgattaaaaagttaatatttagtcTGTTAGTGCTACACATATGTGCTGTTTTGGGTGATG gtTTATGTAAGGATTGTATGGAATATACCAAATGCAAGGCGGCATTTGATCACGCGACCTTAAAGCAAGACAATGAAACACTGCAATTGTTTTCCAAAGCTTATTGCGGCGTGGTATATGAAAATGGGCAAATGGTAAAGAAG GTATGCTGTTCCAGTTTTCCACCGCTTGAGATGCCTTCGATAGACAGCAGTAATGGAATTAGCAAAGATCACCTTCTACCAGAAACGTGTGGAAGTATTTTAGGAAATCGTATCGTTGGAGGCAAATACGCTAGACTCTATGAATTTCCATGGATGGCGATTATCTTCTATATCACAA GCTCTGGTCCGCAACGTGAATGTTCAGggtcaattattaattcaaaatacatcTTGACTGCTGCTCACTGCGTTGTCAACAAAGATATTGCAGGAGTGAGAATTGGAGAATACGATGTCAGTAGAGATGATGACTGCGACTATCAACCTGGCGTATCTTCTGTCTGTGAGAAACATATTCAG GACATGTATGTAGAATTGGCAATACCCCATAGCAAATATCGCCAGGTGCCACCGGAAAATGACATTGCTTTGCTGAGAGTGGAAGGCGAGATCGACTTTAATCATC CTAACGTTGAACCAATTTGTCTACCAATAACACCTGAACTTCAAAATAAGGATTTGGACTATAAGACTGGGACAGTGGCTGGCTGGGGCGTGACGGACATTATCCTCGGCAAAGAGGCTACAAAATTGATGAAAGTCGATATTCCTGTAAAATCCAACAAATATTGCAAGTGTTACTATAGAAATATGGCAAACCAAGATAGGCGTTTTAAGAGAGATATGAAGAATCAGTTTTGTGCGGGAAAATTGGCGAAGGACTCGTGCAGTGGAGACTCTGGTGGTCCATTTATGATTAAAGACATCTATAAAGACGCGAGCCGCTATGTTCAATATGGAGTCGTTTCTTTTGGACCTACCAAATGCGGTTCTGCAAAACCAGGCTTTTACACTGATGTATCGAAATTTGTGAATTGGATACTCGATAATATTACAGATTAG